A genome region from candidate division WOR-3 bacterium includes the following:
- a CDS encoding DUF3800 domain-containing protein has translation MSYKFFLDETGDHGLTFVDKNFPIFLLCGCIFEEQELIRTESKINDFKFKYFNTNQVILHSREIRKCEGAFQILFDLSVKQNFYNDLNQILSNSNFCIIGAGIQKEEHIKKYGKGAKDPYNLSLSFVLERLIFYLDQKDKNATVEIFVEERGKREDQLLLSHFNHTLDTGTYYVSPERLKTKIKKFSFFSKRDNIIGLQIADLCAYPLARYLLNPEEPYIPFNVIKDKLYCDKHGRIDGWGLKLFP, from the coding sequence ATGTCCTATAAATTTTTTTTAGACGAAACCGGCGACCACGGTTTAACTTTTGTTGATAAAAATTTTCCCATCTTTTTATTGTGTGGCTGTATCTTTGAAGAACAAGAACTAATTAGAACTGAAAGCAAAATAAACGATTTTAAGTTCAAATATTTCAATACCAATCAAGTTATCCTCCATTCAAGAGAGATTAGAAAATGTGAGGGCGCATTTCAGATACTATTTGACCTATCCGTAAAACAGAATTTCTACAACGACCTTAATCAAATTCTGAGCAATAGTAATTTTTGTATAATCGGAGCAGGTATTCAAAAAGAAGAGCATATAAAGAAATACGGCAAAGGTGCTAAAGACCCCTATAATCTTTCATTATCTTTTGTGCTGGAGCGCTTAATCTTTTATTTAGACCAGAAAGATAAAAACGCAACCGTTGAAATATTTGTTGAAGAGCGCGGAAAACGCGAAGACCAACTATTACTTTCTCATTTTAATCATACCTTGGATACCGGCACATATTATGTCTCACCGGAACGATTGAAAACCAAAATCAAGAAATTTAGTTTTTTTAGTAAACGAGATAATATAATCGGATTACAAATAGCGGATTTGTGTGCGTATCCCTTAGCAAGATATTTATTAAACCCAGAAGAACCTTATATCCCTTTTAATGTAATTAAGGACAAATTATATTGTGATAAGCACGGACGGATTGACGGATGGGGCTTGAAACTTTTTCCCTAA
- a CDS encoding tetratricopeptide repeat protein has translation MGVHGKFKTKKLCEEIFIAAVYFTIGNFQLRNRKYDQAIANYTKALEFDPELAEVYNNRGIAYNYKGEYDKAIADFTKAIELIPELAEAYCNRGVAYDIKGEFDQAILDYTKAIELDPKDAKAYNNRGIAYN, from the coding sequence ATGGGCGTACATGGTAAATTCAAGACAAAAAAATTGTGTGAAGAGATATTTATTGCAGCGGTATATTTTACTATCGGAAACTTCCAATTGCGAAATCGAAAGTATGACCAAGCGATTGCCAATTATACTAAAGCACTTGAATTTGACCCAGAATTAGCAGAAGTCTATAACAATCGCGGCATTGCTTATAATTATAAAGGCGAATATGATAAAGCAATAGCCGATTTTACCAAAGCAATTGAACTTATCCCAGAATTAGCAGAAGCCTATTGCAATCGCGGCGTTGCTTATGATATAAAAGGTGAATTTGACCAAGCAATTTTAGATTATACCAAAGCAATTGAACTTGACCCAAAAGATGCAAAAGCCTATAACAATCGCGGCATTGCTTATAAT